The proteins below are encoded in one region of Methanosarcina barkeri 3:
- a CDS encoding peptidoglycan-binding protein, with amino-acid sequence MTIGDGHDLRSSRFAGDEVLEGCYDKERVLQRGDSGSAVRKIQQALIVLGFPVPEVGANGIFSGETELAVRSYQEARGLKVDGIVGSVTIGSLDEEFFTGTQKPSVSPVTEPQVSEVPTPLFPESPVRSPRASPVGPVRAPEVQPVSAPKAPRVEVPAVKIPQPPTAPIAEPPILTTQAVPLEQTPVHVRRPITPPLTRLPPTVDSKGRKFHTAGTLSGSDSSFEAEAGKSVRLELNNLNVKESNVMVKTNTGEAKESVLLPDTLVNFEFTAIEEPFIWRFYIENDNEDSLIEWRLYSNWVPGKSE; translated from the coding sequence ATGACTATTGGGGATGGTCACGACTTAAGGTCATCGAGATTTGCAGGCGATGAAGTTCTGGAGGGCTGCTATGATAAAGAAAGAGTTCTCCAGAGAGGGGATAGTGGTTCTGCAGTAAGAAAAATTCAACAGGCTCTGATAGTTCTTGGTTTTCCTGTACCTGAGGTTGGAGCCAATGGCATTTTCAGTGGGGAAACCGAACTGGCAGTCAGAAGCTACCAGGAAGCACGGGGATTGAAGGTTGATGGTATTGTAGGATCAGTTACTATAGGAAGTCTCGATGAAGAATTCTTTACGGGTACTCAAAAACCTTCGGTTTCACCGGTAACCGAGCCACAGGTATCGGAGGTCCCAACTCCGTTATTTCCGGAGTCTCCAGTTAGGTCACCAAGGGCATCTCCTGTGGGGCCGGTAAGGGCACCTGAAGTTCAACCAGTATCGGCCCCTAAGGCTCCGAGAGTAGAGGTACCTGCAGTTAAGATACCTCAACCTCCGACTGCACCGATAGCGGAACCTCCAATCCTGACTACGCAGGCCGTTCCTCTCGAACAAACTCCAGTTCATGTGAGGAGGCCCATAACTCCGCCTTTGACCAGACTACCCCCTACGGTTGATAGTAAAGGACGTAAATTCCATACTGCAGGAACCTTGAGTGGGAGTGATTCTTCTTTTGAAGCTGAGGCTGGAAAATCGGTCCGTCTGGAATTAAATAATCTGAATGTCAAGGAATCGAACGTCATGGTAAAGACAAACACAGGAGAAGCAAAAGAATCCGTACTTTTACCTGACACCCTTGTGAATTTTGAATTCACTGCAATAGAAGAGCCCTTTATATGGAGATTTTATATCGAGAACGACAATGAAGACTCTTTAATTGAGTGGAGACTCTATAGCAACTGGGTACCGGGAAAATCCGAATAA
- a CDS encoding hydrogenase maturation protease has translation MSILNAPIRILGCGSPLMGNDGVGIKVIEALHETELKDLKDVDIEDAGVCGLDLLNLLDGARKVIIVDAVLANSPPGSVHRIEGKDLLDGVEFHPLVSVHDLTITDVLKIGEQVQELPEIVVIGIEIGSIVTEATQEISPDVLKGVDKAIKLIKEEVFSSL, from the coding sequence ATGTCTATACTAAATGCTCCTATACGCATCCTTGGCTGCGGAAGCCCGTTAATGGGAAATGATGGTGTTGGCATCAAAGTCATTGAGGCTCTTCACGAAACCGAACTTAAAGACCTCAAAGATGTCGATATTGAAGACGCAGGGGTCTGTGGTCTTGATCTTCTAAACCTTCTCGATGGTGCCAGGAAAGTTATTATAGTTGATGCAGTTCTGGCTAACAGCCCTCCGGGTTCGGTACACCGTATAGAAGGAAAAGACTTACTGGATGGTGTTGAATTTCATCCTCTTGTTTCAGTACATGACCTGACAATTACAGATGTATTGAAAATAGGAGAGCAGGTCCAAGAGCTTCCGGAAATTGTAGTCATTGGGATTGAAATCGGATCGATTGTTACGGAAGCTACGCAGGAAATCAGTCCAGATGTTCTTAAAGGTGTGGATAAAGCCATAAAGCTCATTAAGGAAGAGGTTTTTTCCTCACTTTAA
- a CDS encoding cytochrome b produces the protein MKSKDNRSMVVERYTVTDRIAHTVHAVAMLVLIITGLKIYTGWDFMSFHTARGLHMIAVPFLLAVNWILIPYNIFSEGHGFMGKISHFTDHYIFGPKDAARFGSIIGNFFRKGRYPAFSIYDETTGHYKTKLHPLMKILIVLEGTAIFFIALSGIVLYKLDWSLFGLPIASWILTVTGFVSPLFNLSALQFLRLLHLLLTYWFVFELVVHVGILEFDPHVWKYYKAIFLTGKEDLSDTHYSEVIPKYLPTEERP, from the coding sequence ATGAAATCCAAAGACAACCGGTCAATGGTTGTTGAGCGCTATACCGTAACTGACAGGATAGCTCATACTGTCCACGCTGTTGCAATGTTAGTGCTCATCATCACCGGATTAAAGATCTATACGGGATGGGACTTTATGAGTTTCCATACCGCCCGTGGGCTTCACATGATAGCGGTCCCGTTCCTGCTTGCAGTGAACTGGATCCTTATCCCTTACAATATTTTCTCTGAAGGCCACGGATTTATGGGAAAGATCTCGCACTTTACGGACCATTATATCTTCGGTCCTAAGGATGCAGCTCGCTTTGGCAGTATAATTGGTAACTTCTTCAGGAAAGGCAGATATCCTGCATTCAGTATCTATGATGAGACTACTGGCCACTATAAGACCAAACTTCATCCCTTGATGAAGATCCTGATTGTGCTTGAAGGTACAGCTATCTTCTTCATTGCATTATCAGGTATTGTGCTTTACAAGCTCGACTGGTCGCTTTTCGGCCTTCCTATAGCCTCATGGATCCTGACTGTAACAGGTTTTGTTTCACCTCTATTCAACCTGTCTGCCCTGCAGTTCCTCAGGTTACTTCACCTGCTGCTGACCTACTGGTTTGTTTTTGAACTGGTAGTGCATGTCGGTATCCTGGAGTTCGACCCTCATGTCTGGAAATACTACAAAGCTATCTTCCTGACAGGAAAAGAGGATCTGTCAGATACTCACTACTCAGAGGTTATCCCAAAGTACCTTCCTACAGAGGAAAGGCCTTGA